One region of Sulfurisphaera ohwakuensis genomic DNA includes:
- a CDS encoding GTPBP1 family GTP-binding protein, translated as MNYPRESEDGKIEYKLILTSKDESRLQELASQMKYRLEEGGGEAFYIIGVSDNGEVLGLTENELNKSLEILSKISSIINAKIVHVRKVEAKKGKYIAEVLVRIHRDKIPVQVNIAVMGHVNAGKSTLTGALIFGKLDDGNGTLRAMVAKHVHEVISGRTSSITLRVLGLKDNGEVVNWNLRDPLDEADVTLNSSKIIRLVDLGGHERYLRTTLKGLLGYEIDYVMLVVGSDDGLSAMGKEHLAVASILHFPIFIVITKIDKYPKERINEIITDIRNVLKIPGINRLVIEVESDEDLLNAILAMRTGRVVPIFKVSNVTGEGLSLLIKFLNMLPPKNKVEKVSISQPPLVYIDEIYNVTGVGTVILGSVIRGSVNTNDIYYIGPTKFGEFKPVKVKSIQLNRIFVDTVYSGSIATFAIQGVEKDTLRKGMVLVKNDPKAHKKFKAKVIVLHHPTTIREGYVATLHLYTIRQAVKFEKITKKYLRTGDSSEVVLSFLYRPEYIEKDQIFVFREGRTRGLGIITELLD; from the coding sequence ATGAACTATCCTAGAGAAAGTGAAGATGGTAAGATTGAGTATAAACTTATTCTTACCAGTAAGGATGAAAGTAGATTACAAGAGTTAGCGTCTCAAATGAAGTATAGATTAGAAGAAGGAGGAGGAGAGGCTTTCTATATAATTGGTGTAAGCGATAATGGTGAAGTATTAGGATTAACAGAAAACGAGTTGAATAAGAGCTTAGAAATTCTTTCAAAAATATCATCCATTATTAATGCAAAGATAGTTCATGTAAGGAAAGTAGAAGCAAAAAAAGGAAAATATATTGCTGAAGTTTTAGTTAGAATTCATAGAGACAAAATACCGGTACAAGTAAATATTGCAGTCATGGGTCATGTGAATGCTGGCAAAAGCACTTTAACTGGAGCTCTTATTTTTGGAAAATTAGACGATGGCAATGGTACTTTGAGAGCAATGGTAGCCAAACACGTCCATGAAGTAATATCAGGTAGAACTTCTTCCATAACACTAAGAGTTCTTGGCTTAAAAGATAATGGTGAAGTAGTAAATTGGAACTTACGAGACCCGTTAGACGAAGCTGATGTAACACTAAATAGTTCTAAAATTATACGTTTAGTAGATTTAGGTGGTCATGAGAGATATCTAAGAACTACACTTAAAGGTTTGTTAGGTTACGAGATCGATTATGTTATGCTCGTTGTAGGATCAGATGACGGTTTATCAGCTATGGGGAAAGAACATTTAGCAGTAGCATCTATTTTACATTTTCCAATTTTTATTGTTATAACTAAAATTGATAAATATCCAAAAGAAAGAATTAATGAGATAATAACTGATATAAGAAATGTTCTAAAAATCCCTGGAATAAATAGGCTTGTAATTGAGGTGGAGAGTGACGAAGATTTGTTAAATGCGATTCTTGCTATGAGAACTGGAAGAGTAGTTCCAATATTTAAAGTCTCTAATGTAACTGGAGAAGGGCTATCTTTGCTTATAAAGTTTCTAAATATGTTACCTCCTAAAAATAAAGTAGAAAAAGTAAGCATTTCGCAACCTCCCTTAGTTTATATTGATGAGATATATAACGTAACTGGCGTTGGAACTGTTATTTTGGGCTCTGTTATACGCGGGAGTGTAAATACGAACGACATTTATTATATTGGTCCTACAAAGTTTGGTGAATTTAAACCAGTCAAAGTAAAGTCTATACAGCTAAATAGAATTTTTGTCGATACTGTTTATTCCGGCAGTATTGCAACTTTTGCAATACAAGGAGTTGAAAAAGATACGTTGAGAAAAGGCATGGTGCTAGTCAAGAATGATCCTAAAGCTCATAAGAAATTTAAGGCAAAAGTAATAGTACTTCATCATCCAACAACAATAAGAGAAGGTTATGTAGCAACATTACACCTTTACACTATAAGACAAGCTGTAAAATTTGAAAAAATAACTAAGAAATATTTACGTACTGGTGATTCCTCAGAAGTTGTTCTATCTTTTCTTTACAGGCCAGAATACATAGAGAAAGATCAAATATTTGTGTTTAGAGAAGGAAGAACAAGAGGTCTAGGTATAATAACTGAATTACTAGATTAG
- the cutB gene encoding glyceraldehyde dehydrogenase subunit beta — MYPPKFGYVIPDNLNEALEFLEEHQDARPLAGGHSLIPMLKLRLIRPSYIVEIRRFSNLSYITKDGNLYKIGALTTHYNISKSSIPLLSETASNIGDPQVRNMGTIGGSISHLDPSADYPAALIAMDAKVKITRRKGDRVVDFKSFAKDMFTPDLNPGELVTEIQVPTFEGYKFSYQKLERRAGDFAIVGVALLLKLSGDVIEDVRIGLTAVNNVAVRAKGAEEELLGKKLNDEIIEKAATRAMESANPTSDLRGSAEYKKKMVKVLTKRAILTALKR, encoded by the coding sequence GTGTATCCGCCAAAGTTTGGATATGTTATTCCAGATAATCTAAACGAAGCTTTAGAGTTCTTAGAAGAACATCAAGACGCTAGACCATTAGCTGGTGGTCATAGTTTAATACCAATGCTAAAACTAAGATTAATAAGGCCTTCATATATTGTAGAAATCAGAAGATTCTCTAATTTAAGTTATATTACTAAAGATGGTAACTTATATAAAATCGGAGCATTAACTACGCATTATAACATCTCGAAATCATCAATACCTCTACTGAGTGAAACAGCTAGTAACATTGGAGATCCGCAAGTAAGAAATATGGGAACAATAGGGGGTAGTATTTCTCATTTAGATCCTTCTGCAGATTATCCAGCAGCTCTCATTGCAATGGATGCAAAAGTAAAAATTACAAGGAGAAAAGGAGACAGAGTGGTTGACTTTAAATCATTTGCAAAGGACATGTTCACTCCAGATTTAAATCCAGGTGAACTTGTTACTGAAATTCAGGTTCCAACATTTGAAGGTTACAAATTCTCTTATCAAAAGCTAGAAAGAAGAGCTGGAGATTTTGCTATAGTTGGCGTAGCATTACTCCTAAAATTATCTGGTGATGTGATTGAAGATGTTAGAATTGGATTAACAGCAGTAAATAATGTAGCTGTTAGAGCAAAAGGTGCTGAAGAAGAGTTACTCGGTAAAAAGTTAAATGACGAGATAATTGAAAAAGCGGCAACAAGAGCTATGGAGAGTGCAAACCCCACTTCAGATTTAAGAGGCTCTGCTGAATATAAGAAAAAGATGGTAAAAGTTTTAACTAAGAGAGCTATTCTTACAGCGTTAAAGAGGTGA
- a CDS encoding SRPBCC domain-containing protein: MKLQGKIKINDIKKAEIFISSYYNLLRCVPGIEDIEENRFVAKSRIGFLTIETDGEVKSFNKGDNWSETVIEILGAGVKATVRSLVRIQNHELIYDVDYEVDVQIPALKNFVEKHVSQLTKQILECTAQAVS; the protein is encoded by the coding sequence ATGAAATTACAAGGAAAAATAAAAATAAATGATATAAAGAAAGCCGAAATTTTTATTTCTAGTTATTACAATTTACTGCGTTGTGTTCCAGGTATTGAGGATATCGAGGAAAATAGATTTGTAGCAAAAAGCAGAATAGGGTTCTTAACTATTGAAACTGATGGTGAAGTCAAATCTTTTAATAAAGGAGATAATTGGTCTGAAACTGTTATAGAAATATTAGGCGCTGGAGTAAAAGCTACAGTAAGAAGTTTAGTTAGAATTCAGAATCATGAATTAATTTATGATGTTGATTACGAAGTTGATGTTCAAATCCCCGCATTAAAAAACTTTGTTGAAAAACACGTCTCACAATTAACTAAACAAATTTTAGAGTGTACGGCACAAGCAGTAAGCTAA
- a CDS encoding acyl-CoA mutase large subunit family protein, translating to MDTEEKIKESYQQWEEKVLKPWLSKRPERKQSFSTPSGIEVKRLYTPLDLKGSYAEKIGFPGEYPFTRGIYPTMYRGRLWTIRQYAGFGSAEDTNERFRKLLQAGQTGLSMAFDLPTQLGLDPDHILAFTEVGVVGVSMFHWKEMDIVMSGIPLDKVTTSMTINATAIELLSMYVATAEARGIDKKVLDGTVQNDILKEYIARKNFIYPPEPSMRYAIDLIEYSAKNIPKWYPISISGYHIREAGADAILEVAFTLADGIEYVRKTMERGIPVDEFAPKLSFFFAGYTNIFEEVAKFRAARRMWAKIMKEWFGAKKPESMMLRFHTQTGGAELTAQQPEINIIRTTLQALAAVLGGTQSLHVNSYDEALALPSEKAAKIAIRVQQIIAYESGAADTIDPLAGSYYIEALTDEIEEKAWKIIEKIESMGGMMKAIEKGYPQAEIAESAYRIQKKIESGEMVKVGVNMFYEPDWIGTTEVFRVNPEVRNRVLERLKKYRSERDEMKWRDSLNMLRKAAEKENENLFPYILNAIKAGATVGEISGTLREIWGEYREPSIF from the coding sequence TTGGATACTGAGGAGAAAATTAAAGAAAGTTACCAGCAGTGGGAGGAAAAAGTTCTAAAGCCATGGTTGAGCAAAAGACCTGAAAGAAAACAATCATTTTCTACTCCCTCGGGAATTGAAGTTAAGAGATTATACACACCATTAGACCTTAAAGGTTCTTATGCCGAAAAAATAGGTTTTCCAGGTGAATATCCCTTTACCAGAGGAATTTACCCTACAATGTATAGGGGAAGATTATGGACAATTAGACAATATGCAGGATTTGGATCCGCTGAAGACACAAATGAAAGATTTAGAAAATTACTACAAGCAGGACAAACTGGTTTAAGTATGGCATTTGATTTACCAACACAGTTAGGATTAGATCCTGATCATATCTTAGCGTTTACAGAAGTTGGTGTTGTTGGAGTTTCAATGTTCCATTGGAAAGAAATGGATATAGTGATGAGTGGCATACCTTTAGATAAGGTAACTACGTCAATGACAATCAATGCCACAGCAATAGAATTGCTTTCAATGTATGTAGCTACAGCTGAAGCAAGAGGAATTGACAAGAAAGTTTTAGATGGAACAGTTCAGAACGATATTCTAAAAGAATATATAGCGAGGAAAAACTTTATATATCCGCCAGAACCGTCTATGAGATATGCAATAGATTTAATAGAATATTCAGCTAAAAACATACCAAAGTGGTATCCAATAAGTATTAGTGGATATCACATTAGAGAAGCTGGTGCTGATGCGATACTTGAGGTAGCATTTACACTAGCAGATGGAATTGAGTATGTAAGAAAGACAATGGAAAGAGGAATTCCAGTAGATGAATTTGCGCCTAAACTCTCATTCTTCTTCGCTGGATATACTAACATTTTTGAAGAAGTGGCAAAGTTTAGGGCGGCAAGGAGAATGTGGGCCAAAATAATGAAAGAATGGTTTGGTGCTAAAAAACCAGAATCAATGATGTTAAGATTCCACACACAAACTGGCGGTGCCGAGTTAACTGCACAACAGCCAGAAATAAATATTATTAGAACTACTTTGCAAGCTTTAGCTGCTGTACTAGGAGGAACCCAAAGCTTACACGTAAATTCCTATGATGAAGCCTTAGCTCTGCCAAGTGAGAAAGCGGCTAAGATTGCTATAAGAGTTCAGCAAATTATTGCGTATGAGAGTGGTGCTGCTGACACAATAGACCCATTAGCTGGATCTTATTACATTGAAGCCCTAACAGATGAAATTGAGGAGAAAGCATGGAAAATAATTGAAAAAATTGAGAGTATGGGGGGCATGATGAAGGCTATTGAAAAAGGTTATCCACAAGCAGAAATTGCTGAAAGTGCTTATAGGATTCAAAAGAAAATTGAAAGCGGAGAAATGGTTAAAGTAGGTGTAAATATGTTTTATGAACCAGATTGGATTGGAACTACTGAAGTATTTAGGGTTAATCCAGAAGTAAGGAATAGAGTTCTAGAGAGATTAAAGAAATATAGAAGCGAGAGGGATGAAATGAAGTGGAGAGATTCACTAAATATGTTAAGGAAAGCTGCAGAAAAAGAAAATGAAAACTTATTCCCATACATTTTAAACGCTATAAAAGCTGGTGCAACAGTAGGAGAAATTAGTGGGACTTTAAGAGAAATATGGGGAGAATATAGGGAACCATCTATTTTCTAA
- a CDS encoding nucleotidyltransferase family protein yields the protein MRIGAVVLAAGEAKRFGKNKLIQNFMGKPIIIRVIESVSFLDRVIIVGKYIEELIPFLKNEIVIYNPKWMLGISESIKLGVRFFQDYDGVLIVLGDMPLLTSETIRKIIVNFKENCSAVVPVYNNIRGNPVLISRKLYEQVFSLSGDIGAREILKKRSDLCFVECGVEVVTDVDTESDLTSLQQP from the coding sequence ATGAGAATTGGTGCTGTTGTACTAGCTGCAGGAGAAGCTAAACGATTTGGCAAAAATAAGCTTATCCAGAATTTTATGGGAAAACCGATCATAATAAGAGTTATAGAGTCAGTCAGTTTTTTAGATAGAGTAATAATTGTTGGTAAATACATAGAAGAATTGATACCATTTTTAAAGAATGAAATAGTTATCTATAACCCTAAATGGATGCTGGGTATAAGTGAATCAATTAAGCTTGGGGTTAGGTTCTTCCAAGATTATGATGGTGTCTTAATAGTACTAGGAGATATGCCCCTATTAACTTCAGAGACTATAAGAAAAATTATTGTAAATTTCAAAGAAAATTGTTCGGCTGTTGTTCCAGTGTATAATAATATTAGAGGAAATCCAGTTCTAATTTCAAGAAAATTATACGAACAAGTTTTTTCATTATCTGGAGATATAGGAGCAAGAGAAATATTGAAAAAGAGAAGTGATTTGTGTTTTGTTGAATGTGGAGTAGAAGTTGTTACTGATGTTGATACGGAGTCTGACTTAACTTCTCTGCAGCAGCCTTAA
- the hsp20 gene encoding archaeal heat shock protein Hsp20 has product MSRKYRDPFDLFDELFREIEEEFERFEREFMRLGSEEGAKVYGPYVYGFRITVGPDGKPKIEEFGNVRNFKGKPIVSEEREPLVDVIEKNDEVRVIAEVPGVNKDQIKVKISGNKLIIQAQGEDRKYYKEVELPTEVDDKSAKATYNNGVLQVILKKKQQQEAGTEIKVE; this is encoded by the coding sequence ATGTCAAGGAAATATAGAGATCCTTTCGATTTATTTGATGAACTTTTTAGAGAAATAGAGGAGGAATTTGAGAGATTTGAAAGAGAGTTTATGAGATTAGGTAGTGAAGAAGGTGCTAAAGTTTACGGTCCTTACGTTTATGGATTTAGAATAACAGTAGGGCCAGACGGAAAACCAAAAATTGAAGAATTTGGAAACGTAAGGAATTTTAAGGGGAAACCTATAGTAAGTGAAGAAAGAGAACCATTAGTTGATGTTATAGAGAAAAATGATGAAGTTAGAGTGATAGCTGAAGTACCTGGCGTGAATAAAGATCAGATTAAAGTAAAAATTTCTGGAAATAAGTTGATCATACAAGCACAAGGTGAAGATAGAAAGTATTATAAAGAGGTAGAATTACCTACTGAGGTTGATGATAAAAGTGCTAAAGCTACGTATAATAATGGTGTATTACAAGTAATTTTGAAGAAGAAACAGCAACAAGAAGCTGGTACCGAAATTAAGGTTGAGTAG
- a CDS encoding YHS domain-containing protein: MDVEDSTPYKFTYKGKTYYFCSPMCMAEFKKRPEKYIK, from the coding sequence ATGGATGTAGAAGATTCCACTCCTTATAAGTTTACCTATAAGGGAAAAACTTATTATTTTTGTAGTCCGATGTGCATGGCTGAATTCAAAAAGAGACCAGAAAAATATATTAAATAA
- a CDS encoding CoxG family protein, with product MKFEGEVQVPISSQELWEYVTSPEKIASCFPGLKSLNKEGDEYKVVGSTGIGFIKGDYKASVKFVQIDKENKTVTLVAKGNGLNSNVDINALVTVIDNPTRLKYSADVKVSGILASIGARLMDSAVNKILNDLFECIKTKASNR from the coding sequence ATGAAATTTGAAGGGGAAGTTCAAGTTCCTATCTCTTCCCAAGAATTATGGGAATATGTTACAAGCCCAGAAAAAATAGCATCATGTTTTCCAGGTCTAAAAAGTCTAAACAAAGAAGGAGATGAATATAAAGTCGTAGGCTCTACCGGCATTGGGTTTATAAAAGGAGATTATAAAGCTTCAGTAAAATTCGTCCAAATAGATAAAGAAAATAAAACTGTTACTTTAGTAGCGAAAGGTAACGGATTAAATAGTAATGTAGATATAAATGCTTTAGTTACTGTAATAGACAATCCTACTAGGCTTAAGTATTCTGCTGATGTAAAAGTGAGTGGTATATTAGCTTCAATAGGAGCTAGATTAATGGATTCTGCCGTTAATAAAATTTTAAATGATTTATTTGAATGTATTAAAACAAAGGCGAGTAATAGATGA
- the mce gene encoding methylmalonyl-CoA epimerase, with product METQNIDHIGIAVENIEEAIKFYTEKLGMKVVHREVLEDRGLKVAFLTGKEGETAIELLEPINHEDMNNTVAKFIKNRGQGLHHLAIKVENIESSLKELESQGIQLVDKKPRPGARGHLVAFVHPKSVMGVLLELVQPRE from the coding sequence ATGGAGACACAAAATATAGATCATATAGGTATTGCTGTGGAAAATATAGAGGAAGCAATAAAATTTTATACTGAAAAGTTGGGAATGAAGGTTGTACATAGAGAAGTGCTGGAGGACAGAGGCTTAAAGGTTGCATTTTTAACTGGTAAAGAAGGCGAAACAGCAATAGAATTATTAGAACCTATTAACCATGAAGATATGAATAATACTGTAGCTAAATTCATTAAAAATAGGGGTCAAGGTTTACATCATTTAGCTATAAAAGTTGAAAACATAGAGTCTTCACTTAAGGAGTTAGAATCTCAAGGAATTCAGTTAGTTGATAAAAAGCCAAGACCTGGTGCTAGAGGGCATTTAGTTGCGTTTGTTCACCCTAAGAGTGTGATGGGTGTTTTACTGGAGTTAGTTCAGCCGAGAGAATAA
- a CDS encoding phosphoribosyltransferase, with product MVEYYVPKWEEIEEGILDVVEKMVNDDFVPDVIVAILTGGVIPAKLVADALGIRNIKYIDIKFYKGVESRERKPVIKAVYVDNLENKKVLIIDDVADTGETLDAVGNIITMYNPSLIRSATVYVKPWSRKYPDYYYKILDKWIIFPWDKWEVVRENTNAPIDKKEKYFDILRKLRK from the coding sequence ATGGTTGAATATTATGTACCTAAATGGGAAGAAATAGAAGAAGGGATTTTAGATGTTGTAGAGAAAATGGTTAATGATGACTTTGTGCCTGATGTTATTGTTGCTATCTTAACTGGTGGAGTAATACCAGCTAAATTAGTCGCAGACGCATTAGGGATTAGAAATATAAAATACATAGATATAAAATTCTATAAAGGAGTTGAATCTAGAGAAAGAAAACCAGTAATAAAAGCTGTTTATGTAGATAACTTAGAAAATAAGAAGGTTCTAATAATAGATGACGTAGCAGATACTGGTGAAACATTAGATGCTGTAGGTAACATCATAACTATGTATAATCCTTCTCTTATTAGATCAGCTACGGTATATGTGAAACCTTGGTCTAGGAAATATCCTGATTATTATTATAAAATATTAGATAAATGGATCATTTTTCCATGGGATAAATGGGAAGTAGTAAGAGAAAACACAAATGCACCAATAGATAAAAAGGAAAAATATTTTGATATTTTGAGAAAACTTAGAAAATAG
- a CDS encoding ZPR1 zinc finger domain-containing protein → MSEPKLLYEGKHICPVCHKETLVIKEYVYEAPKVGKLELSVWECENCGFRVRDVKPFETLTPIKLEYKIETENDLNTIVYRSAFASIIIPELGVEITAGSAYQGIITTVEGILEIIIDQINECNEKTCKDIFEAKEGKKPFTLIIEDPSGLSFIQSEKVVIKKLDNSTQP, encoded by the coding sequence ATGAGTGAGCCTAAATTACTATATGAAGGAAAACACATTTGCCCGGTATGCCATAAAGAGACTCTAGTAATTAAAGAGTACGTTTATGAGGCTCCTAAGGTAGGCAAGTTAGAATTATCAGTTTGGGAGTGTGAAAATTGTGGGTTCAGAGTAAGAGATGTAAAACCTTTCGAAACACTAACTCCTATAAAGTTAGAATATAAAATTGAGACAGAAAACGATCTAAATACTATCGTATATAGATCAGCGTTTGCTAGCATAATAATTCCAGAGTTAGGTGTTGAGATAACAGCTGGCTCTGCTTATCAAGGAATTATAACAACCGTGGAAGGTATATTAGAAATCATTATAGATCAAATAAATGAGTGTAATGAAAAAACGTGTAAAGATATATTTGAAGCAAAAGAGGGTAAAAAACCATTTACATTGATCATAGAAGATCCTAGTGGATTAAGCTTTATTCAAAGCGAAAAAGTAGTTATAAAAAAACTAGATAATTCTACTCAACCTTAA
- the cobA gene encoding uroporphyrinogen-III C-methyltransferase — MMGKVFIVGAGPGDPELITLKAYNLIKKADVIIYDRLVPKTLLEDTKAELIYVGKEIGDSKLQDYINELLVEKAKTNSIVVRLKGGDPYVFGRGEEECIYVLSHGIECEVVPGVSSAIAVPAYAGIPVTSRLTNSSSFTVITGTRADNKIIDASYIPREGTLIILMGIHVIEQLERILLSVRDYEEYVAIIENGTTEKQRVITGRLKDLSKLIIDHEIRPPAIIVVGDVVKLREKLWKLT, encoded by the coding sequence TTGATGGGAAAGGTTTTTATTGTAGGTGCAGGTCCAGGAGATCCTGAGCTAATTACACTTAAGGCTTATAACTTGATAAAAAAGGCTGATGTAATTATTTATGATAGATTAGTTCCAAAGACGTTATTAGAAGATACAAAAGCAGAGCTTATATATGTAGGAAAAGAGATAGGGGACTCAAAACTTCAAGATTATATAAATGAACTCTTAGTAGAAAAAGCAAAGACAAATAGCATTGTTGTGAGATTAAAGGGGGGAGATCCTTATGTTTTCGGAAGGGGAGAAGAAGAGTGTATTTACGTACTATCTCACGGAATTGAATGCGAAGTAGTTCCGGGAGTAAGTAGTGCTATTGCAGTGCCGGCTTATGCGGGCATTCCAGTTACAAGCAGATTAACAAACTCCTCTAGCTTTACAGTAATTACAGGGACTAGGGCTGATAATAAAATCATTGATGCAAGTTATATTCCAAGAGAAGGAACTCTAATAATCTTGATGGGGATTCACGTAATAGAACAATTAGAGAGAATTTTACTCTCAGTGAGAGATTATGAGGAATATGTAGCTATTATAGAGAACGGTACAACTGAAAAACAAAGAGTTATAACGGGAAGGCTAAAAGACTTATCTAAACTAATAATAGACCATGAAATAAGACCTCCTGCAATAATTGTTGTTGGAGATGTTGTGAAATTAAGAGAGAAACTTTGGAAGTTAACTTAA
- the cutC gene encoding glyceraldehyde dehydrogenase subunit gamma, translating into MKIINNDQKVKITLKINGEKYETEVEPRRLLVHVLRELGFTGVHIGCDTSNCGACTVIMNGKSVKSCTVLAVEADGAEILTVEGLTKDGKLHPIQEAFWENHALQCGYCTPGMIMEAYWLLREKPNPTEEEIREGISGNLCRCTGYQNIVKAIKAAAEKLSQTPYQHQ; encoded by the coding sequence ATGAAAATAATCAATAATGATCAAAAAGTAAAAATTACATTAAAGATAAATGGCGAAAAGTACGAGACTGAAGTTGAACCTAGAAGATTATTAGTTCATGTACTTAGAGAATTAGGATTTACTGGAGTACATATTGGTTGTGATACTTCAAATTGTGGTGCTTGTACGGTAATTATGAACGGAAAATCAGTAAAATCATGCACAGTGCTTGCAGTAGAAGCAGATGGAGCAGAAATACTTACAGTTGAAGGATTAACTAAAGATGGAAAACTTCATCCAATACAAGAAGCTTTCTGGGAGAATCACGCATTACAATGTGGGTATTGCACCCCTGGTATGATAATGGAAGCTTATTGGCTACTTAGGGAAAAACCTAATCCAACAGAGGAAGAAATAAGAGAAGGCATATCTGGGAACCTGTGTAGATGCACTGGATATCAAAATATTGTAAAAGCTATTAAGGCTGCTGCAGAGAAGTTAAGTCAGACTCCGTATCAACATCAGTAA
- a CDS encoding alkaline phosphatase family protein: MNFIYPDYMRNSIYNLACGIADFLGAKRECRGNKINISGKKLALILLDGLGYNMLKSVGLESENKITTVFPSTTSTVLTTLFTAQLPGEHGILGYNTLSKRLGGIANALRFTYPAIGNRDTVTENIKFSSAFPNVKSYLTEVKDKKTAEVIPKGIDNTEFTLATHGKVSTTKTYVTYWDALYEFSNILQDYDFVYFYIPDIDTLAHKYGPSSLPVKQAIKEIFEGVRQIALHHQDYIFVITADHGHVEASSHILLNQDTELLDMLYLPPYGDSRALFFLTKFDLKTYLYHKYPELKVFEKVDFERLVGAENINADFIAVPSDNKAYIYSFKDQTDDYAKLKGHHGGLSEDEMYVPLVILNG; encoded by the coding sequence ATGAATTTTATTTACCCAGATTATATGAGGAATAGTATTTATAATCTTGCCTGTGGTATAGCTGATTTTCTTGGAGCAAAGAGGGAATGTAGGGGAAATAAGATAAATATTTCTGGTAAAAAATTGGCATTAATTCTTCTTGACGGACTAGGTTACAACATGTTGAAATCTGTAGGTCTTGAAAGTGAAAACAAGATAACTACTGTTTTTCCTTCAACTACATCAACAGTATTAACCACATTATTTACAGCACAATTACCTGGTGAACATGGAATTTTAGGCTATAATACTTTGTCTAAGAGGCTAGGAGGAATAGCTAATGCTCTCAGATTCACTTATCCAGCAATTGGAAATAGGGATACTGTAACTGAAAATATCAAGTTTTCGAGTGCATTTCCAAATGTTAAAAGCTACTTAACTGAAGTAAAAGATAAAAAGACCGCGGAAGTCATACCCAAAGGTATTGATAATACTGAATTTACATTAGCAACCCATGGGAAAGTATCTACAACAAAAACGTATGTAACATATTGGGATGCGCTATACGAATTTTCTAATATACTTCAAGATTACGATTTTGTTTATTTTTACATACCAGATATAGATACTTTAGCTCATAAGTATGGTCCTTCATCTTTACCAGTAAAGCAAGCTATAAAGGAAATTTTTGAAGGAGTTAGACAAATAGCTTTGCATCACCAAGATTATATATTCGTTATTACAGCCGATCATGGTCATGTTGAAGCATCTTCCCATATACTGTTAAACCAAGATACTGAACTTCTAGATATGTTATATTTGCCCCCATATGGGGATTCAAGAGCTTTATTTTTCTTAACAAAATTTGATTTAAAGACATATCTCTATCACAAGTACCCTGAATTAAAAGTTTTTGAAAAAGTTGATTTTGAAAGGCTTGTAGGAGCAGAAAATATAAATGCTGATTTTATAGCTGTACCCTCGGATAACAAAGCGTATATATACTCCTTTAAAGATCAAACAGATGATTACGCAAAATTAAAAGGTCATCATGGTGGTTTATCTGAAGACGAAATGTATGTTCCTCTGGTGATACTAAATGGTTGA